DNA sequence from the Suricata suricatta isolate VVHF042 chromosome 14, meerkat_22Aug2017_6uvM2_HiC, whole genome shotgun sequence genome:
CCTTCTGCCTGGAAGCCCTGGGCTTGGTGTAGTACCTGCTGCATGATGTTTggaggtgagagagaaagcaaggcacCACACGCTCGGCACAAGAGCAGGTACTGTGTTTGCTGAGCCTCACGTCTCTCCTCAGAGTGCAGATCGCCTGAAACCCCGGCAGAGCCCCCCCGGGATGCTGTGGACATGGCCTCCGGAGACCCACAGCAGAGCAGCCTGGTGGCAGAGGAGATCCCAGGCTTCCTGGATGCCTTCCTCAGCGACTTCCCAGCCCCACTGAGCCTAGAGAGCCCTTTGCCATGGAAGGTCCCAGCGACAGTGCTGAGCCAGGAAGAGGTGGAGGGTGAGCTGGCCGAGCTGGCAATGGGCTTCCTGAGCAACAGGTAAGGGGTGTACTGGCCAGGAGGGGAGCACACGAGATAGGAGCAAAGGGCTTGACATGTGCCACGTATTGAACTTGACCTCAGCTGCCACTCACACCACTCACCCTGCCTCCTCTTCCATCTCCATATTGTGCTGCATTGCCTTCCCAGGGCTGTCGTCACAAACTCTCACAGGCTGAGTGGCTCAGAACAACCGAAGTGTATTGTCTTATGGTTGTGGAGGCCAGAAGCCAGAgatcaaggtgtcggcagggTGGTGCTCTCAAACAAAGGCATGGAAAATTGGTTCCAGGCCTTTCTCATAGCTTCTGGTCTTGCCAGCAGGCCTTCGTGTTGTTTGGCCTGTAGGTGTATCGCTATAGCCTGGCCTTCATCGTGACGTGGCATCCCCTCATGCGTCTGTCTTCATGTGGcattctctccctgcctgggtctcttctcataaggacactgGTCCTAttagatttagggcccaccctgcTCCAGAGTGACCTCATCTTATGCCTGCAGAGTCCCTGAATCCATTTGGTAACATTCTGAGCCACTGCAGGTTAGGACTTCAATGGATcttttgggggaggtggggacacagttcaacccatgaCTGGTGCAGTAGATTTTATTtctgtcccatttcacagatggggaggTAGAGGCCAGGTGGGTTAAGAGGCTGGCTGAGGCCTCGGGGTGGGCAAGAGCCAGGCCACGTGCCTGCCACTTTGCCCATGGCCACAATGACCAGGTTGTGTTTTCTGCTCTTCACAGGCGCAGCTGAGGCGTGGAGGTGAGACACAGCAAGCTTAGCAGATTTGAGGAGAGAAACAGATAGGAGGAGGTAGTAGGCCATGCAGCATGTGTgaacctcctccctccccaggggctGGGCCCACAATCCCTAGTCAGTGTGTCTCCCCTAAAGTTGGGACACACCCGGCCTCAGCATACTGGTGTCTTAGTGTCCCCAAGCACACTTCCTTTGTGGCAGGTCAGCTCTGTCCCTGCACACACACCCTGCCTCGAGGGCCTGCTTGGTAGGATCCGGCTGAGTCCACGACTAGCCCGAGTCACTGAGCATGAAGGTCAGTGTGAGCTGGCCCGTGTCTACCCTGACCGCCCCGCAGCCCCACAGAGCTCAGGAGGACATGCCCAGTGACCATGTCCCTTTAGGGTGTGGCATGTGCAAAGGGTGTTACTGGCTCGTTCTGTTCTGCTGTGAGGaactattttaaatagtttttttttaatgtctttattttattttgagagagagaggcagagagcaagcaggggaggggcagagagaggcacagagcctgatgcggggctcgaacccacgaaccgtgagatcatgacctgagccgaagctggacgcttaaccaactgaaccacccaggcgccccagtgaggAGCTATTTTTGAGGCAGGTGGCATAAAGCCAGTCGGTGCAACCTAGTAGGCCAGAGTTGCTAGATGCtggccaggagagaggagggctcCCAGGGCTCTGCCTCCCTCAGGTCCCAGGGCCACAGGGACTGTCCCCACAGTAGCCCCTGGGACTTCTGTGAGGGCTTAGGGGCTGCGAGAGGAAATGCAGACCGAGGAGGATTGGTACCCCAGCTGCCCGTGCATGAGAGCGCAGAGCCTAGGGAGAGCAAGAGCACACAGCACAGTGCCTCCCATGCCAGGGATGATGATATGGCCACAAGAGTAAAAAGGAAGTGACCTAGAGGGCGGAGGGGAGGCGGGAGAGTCCTAGGCTCGTGGCTCAGAGTCAGAAGAGGGACGAGCTACCCAGTGTGAGCAGTCAGTCTGcgccaggtgggggaggggagggaagggcacagaggagaCACAGGCCCAGAGGGGCGGGATCCCAGAAGGTGGGGCCGGTTTTGCTCCATGGCGATGGGGATGGAAGGGGTTGAGGAAGAGGCTAGCAGCCAGGCAGTGGCAGGAGCAAGTGACCAGCCCTCCTGTCCAGGGAGGGGCCTGAGCTGGAGAAGTCAGGGGTCAGTTGGAGGGGTCTTTGGGGTGCAGGGCCATGGGGGTGAGGGAGTTTTCGTTGTGTTGGAGGGCATGTGTCTCAGGCTACATGTAGGAGAAAAGCAGGACTTGCTTGAGGTGACGTGGGGCCCCATGAGGCCCTGGTAGCAGGCCCTGGGCTCAGGTGTTGAACAGGCACCCTGTTAATTAGCAGGATGCTGGAGCAGGCCTGAGACCATTAGCCATGGTGTAGAGGCCAAGGGTCATGGTCCCTGTAAGCCCCCTAACAAATCCATCTTAAAacgccttaaaatttttttttacatttttcatttatttttgagagagagagacagagcatgaacaggggaggggcagagagagaaagagacacagaatctgaagcagaccccaggctctgagctagcggtcagcacagagcctgacgcgggcctcgaacccacaaacagtgagattatgacctgagccaaagtcggacactcaaccgactgagccacccaggcacccctgaaaacacctttaaaatataatattgtgGGGGcacgagggtggctcagtcagttaagcatctacctcttgatctcagctcaggccttgctctcagggttgtgagtccaagccccgaattgggctctgcaaagcctacttaaaacaaaaacataatattGTAAATCATGTATTTTCCAGTCATCATAATGGatttcttttcagttattttcatacttttctaGTATTTCTTTCCTGTGTAGACACAATATTCATATGAGTGGTCACATGTTGTCTACACCACATCTGTCAGGAGCATGTTCCTGGCAGCTTCCTGGAGGGCTCCTGTCTGTCTGTTTCCTGTCCCTGTGGGGGGCACACAGGCCCTTGGGTGTAAGGGGCCCCAAGCATAGTGGCGCATGGCATTTTTCCAGATTGTAAATGGTGTCATTCGTGACACTGTTAGGAAGTCAGATCACTGAGTTCAAGGGTGCAATGATTTACATCCTGTCTTCTCCCTTATTAGCTGTTTTGTCTCCTATCTCAGGTCTCCCAGCAGTTCGTACCTTACACTATAATTATTCATCTACATTTCTGTCTTTGCTACTAGACTGCAAACTTGAAAATCCTGAGGTAGGCAGGTGGGACTAGAGCGTATCTCAGGTACCTGGGCCCTGCACACACCTTCTGTTCATTGTAGCATCTTCTGGAATCTTTAGGAGCCCTGACTGCTGCAGCGCCTGGAGGGTGCAAGGGCGGGGGACCTCTGAAGGAGGGGTGGACAGCACATCCAGGAAGTGAGCCCTGTGGCCTGAGGCCAAGCATTGTCTGAGTCCCCAGGGCCGGAAGCTGCTTCCCTGACCCTGGTGGCCTCTGCAGTCCTACAGGAAGTCACGGCACCACCTCCCCAGGAGCAGGGCCCCTTCTCCCTGCTGTGAACAAGGAAAACCAGTAGTTAGCAGGAAATCCCCAAATGGCAGAGGAACTCATTTCTCATGTCTTGGCTGGTTGTTTTTCAAATGCAGTTCCAGAGGCTTCTCCCCTGAGTCACGCTCtcattttaaatcacaaattCGTCCCAGTAGATTCCTAAGACCATCAATAGACACACCGTGGACACCCAGCCCCTAGAGAGATGAGGCCCATCTGCCTGGCTGTTGGGAAGTGGTTGCCTTCAGAGGAAAGCCAGTTGCATCTGCCCAGCGAAGAACTGCTGGCCACCCTGGGTGTTGCCCCCCAGCCCTCAGGGATAGACAAGGATGATACACGTCCTCTGGCCGATGAAGGGCTCCCACAGGTGGGGAGGCAAATTCTGGGGTCAGGATGCATCTAGAGATAAAAAGGCACCAAGGGGATTGACCCCTATGTGTGGGGGAGCCATGGAAGGCTTTCCATCGACATGGTATGGGAAGCACCACAGActgagttctggaggctggaaatccaagatcagggtatcggcagggctggttccttccaGTGATTTCTGTCTCATCACCCTGGCCTCTGCCTTCGTCTCCACATAGAGTTCTCcccgtgtgtgtctgtgtctgaatTTCCCGTGTTGCTGGATTGGGgacccaccctactccagtatgaccttaTTGCATCCGTTTCTAAATAAGctcacattctgaggcactggtAGTTcgacttcaacataagaatttcaGGGGACATAATTCAATTCATAAGACTCTTGAAACCCTCGAGGTCCCCAGGTGGTATTGGTGACCAGGAGCTGTCCACAGGCTCGATATTGGGCAGTTGTCCAGCCCAGTCACAGGGGCCAACAGACATATCTCTTCCTCACCAGCCCTTCCCACGTTTGGTATAGTTCGGGGCCTGGTGAACGGCATTGGGCGGATGTCCCATCCAGCTCCCAGAGGCCCAGAGGCTGACCTCCTTGCGGCTGCACCTTGTGGTGGGAGCGGTCATCATGATCTCTGGcagcccccctcccttcccctcccccatggaggAGAAAGGAGGTCTTGAATCTGGAACATTTGGGTAGACCCTGGGGTATCAGCCAGCCCCACTTCACTTCTTGTTTTTGTCCCCAGGAATGCTCCCCCACCACTGGCTTCATCTCTGGCCCATGAAGCGGTTTCCCAGCTGCTGCAGACAGACCTTTCTGAATTCAGGAAATTGCCCagacaggaggaagaggaggaggaggaggaggcggaagAGGAGGACAACGAGGAAGAGAAGGCCCCTCTGACCTGTGAGTTCTCTTCCTAGTCTGGCTGGAGGCTTAGCAGGGGATAGACTCACCAGCCAGACAAGGGACAGGCTGCAGGGGAGTGCCAGTTTGGGAGATGTCAAGGCTCACCTGGGCTCCATGGCCTTTCCCATTTTGCTGCTggaggggtggctgggggccACGTGTACTCATGACAGTGTGGCAGAATGAAGGTGCTGAGAAAACACACCCCCACGAGGGCAGCAGAGGGAGGGCAGCTGGGCTTCAGAACAGCCCAGGAAATGAATAATGCTTTTCCCGTTTTCCACGGGAGGAGACTGAGGTGGTAACTCAGCCACCCACTTGCTCTTGTGCCTCAGCTGACATTGCCGCAGGGTGGTGTGGGAGTCCGGAAGGTGACATGTGAGTGGTTCCTGGGAGTGGCCTCAGGGCCCAGCTGGTAGAAAATGTCAGAGCCGGGCTGATCCAACTCAGGTGGAGACTGCAGTGTCGGAGAGCTGGCTTGGGGAGGGGCTGGCGGGGCTTGTCTGTCCGCCTCCTCTCCCCAAGCTACTCCACACAGCCGGAGGAACCCAGAAAGGGGCAGTGAGCCTCATCATAAAAAGTTAGGGCTCTTCCTCTGCatgtctttctttcactttcctaACACAGTagacacccccccacaccccacccctgccgAGGGGGATACGTTCCAAGATGGCCAGgcgatgcctgaaaccacagacagTACTGAACCCTATACATTGTGCATTTTTTCCTATACACACATGCCTATGATAAACTTTAACTTATAAACTAAGCACAGTAAGAGATGCTCACAGCTGATGCTCAAATAGAACAGCTATAACGATATACTGTCATGAAAGTCGTAGGAGTGTATTCTCTCTCTGAACgtcttattgtactgtactcacctTCTTGGTGTTGgtgtgagataataaaatgcCTGCGTGATGAGATGAGGTAGGTGAGTGACGCGGCATTACAGGGTAGCATTAGGTTACTAATGACCTTCTGACGATAGGCTGGGAAGAGGATCATCTTTCAGACCACAGTTGACTGCCTGTACCTGAAACAGTGGGAGGCAAGCAGATGGGAGGGGCTACTGTATGATTTATTAATACGTTAATATTATgttcattatataataattacatatgttaattACTATTAATATACTGCATGTAAATACTCCCATCATGTCACATATTTATTACCTGTGTTAAGTTAAGCTTAGCATTAGCGCCAGCATTGAGGGCAAaccacggggcgggggggggggcgggtagaaAAACCATGCAGCCTCTCACTTCAGCAGGTGCCGAGCCCTCTTCAGCCTTGGGCCCTGCCTTTTCCCTGGCTCCTTGCCCACGTTCCAGCCCAGCACGGCCTCTAATTCCTGCCTGGGAGGTGCAAGCAACCGAGGCCCACAGGCACAGGCAGCCATGGTCCTCTGCAAAGCCTGCAGGCTTGCAGCCCCACAAAGGGAGTGCCCCACCCAAGCGTCCTGGTGGGAGACCAGCACCACCTGCTGGCAGGAAGGCCCCAGGCGGTGTCTGACACCCCAAGAACCCCATACCTTGCAGTTCCGCAggccagagaagaagggagggaggggccccggggtggggggaggaaatcACAGCCTGCCCCCGCCCTTCATGCAGGCCTGGGCCTGTGGCCTTGATCAGCTGCCCCTGTCACTGGAGCAGAATATAGTAAAGTCTATCATCTCGGAAGCCGTTCGTGCAAAATTAGCATCATGGCAGGTGTTATAAGCACCACTTCTCGAGGACAGAGATGTGACTAAGACCTCTGTGTAGCTGGGTGGGAACACCAGCCAGGCCCTCCCCAGTGAGCAGGTCCTGTGGGTGCCCGGAGGAGGCCCACGGCCAGACAAGCAGACATCTCCTGCCATCCACATCAGGAGTCTGTGAGCCGGCTGGTCCTCCCATCGCTTATCCACTGCTTATCATTGTCAGTGGTTACTGCCTTTGCTTAAGCCGAGACTCAAGTTCAAACACGTTGGTGGAAATGATAGCATAACCTAAAGCAAGAGGGTACACAGTGCCCTGTATCTCCCTGGGCATCTCAGGCCTAATTAAAGCAGAGCCccgagggggaggaaaggagcccAGCAGCCCAGGTGGTCATTGAGCACAGCAATCtgcccaggagaggaggaggagactggGGAGGCGGCACTGTGCAGTCCAGCTAGGCGACGGCTCTGACTTGTTGGCAGGGGATTCACTGGGCCAAATGCATGGGGACCTGTCTTCCCTGAGCTGAACCTTCCTGTACCCACAGCTCCTCAGGCCAGCCCTGCCGGTCTCCCACTTCTTGCCAAACACCTGAATGACCTTTGTGTCCTGGGCATGGTGGCAATGACCAGTTCTAGACACCCCCACCTTGATGCATGGATTCCTTCAGATGTGTCTTCCCATAGCCTCTTGTGTTCACAGACCCTCTCTGGccccttgtctctgcctctctcattttcttctgcagGCACTGCCTTTGGGCAGGAGCTCTTCTTCTCCAACCCCCCAAGTCCTTCACGTGTGACCTGCGACACCACTCAGGGTCTGCCCTTGAACCCCCCTCCGAGGTGACCAGCCCTGACTCACCTGTACCTGCTGTGTGTACCTGGGCCGGCAGGAGTCCCAGGAGGGCTTTAGGTGTGGAAATGAGGCACGTCACCTGAGGTTTCTTTGGGACCTGTTCCTTGTTaatcttttctttagaaaacaggttttgataggatttttttaaatgttgatctatttattttgagggagatagcaggaggggcagagagatagaatcccaggcaggttctgcactgtgagTGGGGCACGagaccacgaaccgtgagatcatgacctgaaccaagtcgggcacccaaccaactgagccactgagcgcccctccccttttcttaaTTCATGTTGTAGAAGCTGTTACCTGTTGCTGCATAAGAAATTCTCCGGAAATTTAGTGACTTAATGTGGGTCTGGAATTTGGGAGCAGCCGAGCTGGTGGTTATGGCCCAGGGTCTCTCGGGAGATCGTGGTCATGAGCTTACCGCCAGCAGGGGCGGAAGTTCCATTTCCgaggtggttcagtcacttggcTGTTGGtaggaggcctcagttcctccCCATGTGGACCCTCCCCAGGGCAACTTGAGCATCCTCACAGTATGACAGCTGGCTTCCCTTAGGCCAGTGATTCACcaggggcatggagagagagagaccaagacagacagggagagggagagcatgcaagGTGGGAGCCACAGTGCCTCTTAGAGAGCTGTCCTGATCACTTGCATTTCATTCTGTTTACTAGGAGGAGGTCACTAAGGCCCACACTCAAGGGAAAGGAAACCAGGCTCCCAATCAAAACATCCATGAATTTACGGGCATACTTTGAAACAATTACTAGGGCTGACACTTGTCATGGAAAATTGAGAAAGCTCTAAAAAAGTATTCTTAAGAAAAGAACCTCACCAGCAGAATTACTACCTGCAGACCCCCACTGCTGACGTTTTGATTGTGTAcctttcctggttttcttttccgGGTCCAAGCGGCCAAAGGCTTTTTCATGTCCTTGCAATCAAACTGTATGTGGGAtttcctgttctctttttctgatttccttaATTAATATCATGACATAAGCATTTTATGTGCTCGCACACTCTAAAAGGCCATTTTTGTTTTACcctgtaatttttttccattaaagtttattttgagatcacCGTAGCCTCACATGCAGGTGTAAGAAATAGTACAGAGGGGAtcacctgggttaagcatccaactctagattttggctcaggtcatgatctcactgttcgtgggttcaagctgtgcattgggctctgcattgactgcacacagcctgcttaagatcctttctcttcctctctctctgcccctcccccgcttgtgcttattcacacacactctctctcaaaataaataagtaaacttaaaaagaaaaaaagaataatgattaaGCCATCAttgtttaccaaaaaaagaattaacacagAGGGATTCCATGCATCCTTTCTCCAGTTCCCCCCAATGGTAATGTCTTGAAAAACTGTATTCAAATATTATGACCAAGATCGTGacatagccaagatacagaagaatTTCCTCCGATGAGGATCCCACATTACCCTTTATGGCCACCCTAATACCCTGCGCCCCGTCCCTAGTCCTGACACCCATTAATCttctctatttctataattttgtcatttcaagaatgccTATAAATGGGATCATAGAATATAAGTTTGGGAGATAGGCTTTTTTCACTCCACATACTTGGTTTCTGTGACATGCCAgtagctccttccttccttcctgctctgagCAGTATCCCATGGGATGATGTCCCGAAGTTTACCCACTCATGTGCTGAAAAACATCTGGGCCATTTCCAGGTTTTCACCTATGACAGGTGCTGGAACACTGGGGCCACATGTTCTTGTGTGAGCATAGCTTTAGCTTCTCCGGGATAGAAGCCCAGGCCTGCAGTGGCTGGGCCGAGTGGCAGTGCATGTTTAGTTGCGAAAATCATGATTAATAGCAGCTTTAATTCTTTATCAAGAGAATAGACCATAATTTATTCTGTCACTGGATATATAGAGTTTTGAATTAAGGCGCAATTATAAATGATTCTGTACTTTGTCCTTATATTGTCTTTGCATTTCCACCTGTTTCTTTGGGGTGGGCTCTCATGAGTGTAGTTGCTCACTGTGGGATAAGAGGCTCCTTTCTGTGCATATTGCCGAAGCAGACATTGCTCACTGCTGATGACACAGGCTGTCACACATAGTTGACTAGGCTGGTGTGCCTATTACTAGGCCAGAATGCCCCAGGGGGTCATGGGCTGGTGGGGCCCGTGCAGGCCTGTGGTGGGAGCTGTCTGCACAGCCGTAGGGACCACAGGGAAGCGGGGCAGGAAGAGTGAGTGGAGCCCAGCTGGTCTAGGTTGGTGCTTCTCTAACAGTCCTCTGTTACACCCATCAGTGCTGGATGCCATGGGCCTGGCACAAAGTTTCTTTAACCGGCTCTGGGAAGTGTGCAGCCAGTGGCAGAAGCAGGTGCCCATAAGTGCCTGGGTTCCTCAGCAGCAGTGGCTAGTCTCCATCCATGCCATCCGGAATACTCGCCGCAAGATGGAGGACCGGCACGTGTGCCTTCCTGCCTTCAACCAGCTCTTCGGCCTGTCCGTGAGTGCTCCACCTGCAGTGCTCCACCTCCCGGGCCCCAAGCAGAACAGCCGAGGAGGCCtcgtgctgggggtggggggcacccagGGCTCCCAGCAGAGCTGCCAGCCAGAGCTGAAGCAGGCGAGAGGACTGCAGCTGTCATCCGAAGGCCAAGGCGCTAGGTGAGGCAGAGCACTTCCCAGGGGGTCTGGGAGGCCTGAGGCATCATCCCCATGCTGCTGGGCCAGAGCAACTATGGCCACCTTGCTTTCCCAGCTGAGGAACTAAGGAAAGGGAATGGTCTGCCCAAATCCATTATAAGGGGAGGCCCCAGGAGTCTTGTTTGCCCCAGACTCACGGTTGCTCCCAGCACTGGGAGCTGCCTGGTACATTGTACCTCATTTTATGCTCCAGCAACTTGGTACAGAAGGTGAAACCAACTCCAGAGATTTGTCTTTTCCCAAATCTTCCAGCTCATACGTGCTTGAGTCAGGTTGACCCATCTGATGGCAGAGGCCATGCTGATTCTTACAGACCCACCCCAGTCAGCACCTGACCTGTATCCCCAGACAAAAGCCTCTAGCCAGGTCACAGCCTTGGTCGGGGCGAGATAAGTGACTCCCACTGCATTCCCTACCAGGACCCCGTGGACCGAGCCTACTTCGCCGTGTTTGATGGTCACGGGGGTGTGGACGCTGCAAGGTACGCTGCTGTCCATGTGCACGCCAACCTGGCCCGCCGGCCAGAGCTGCCCACAGACCCTGCGGGAgccctcagagaagccttccggCACACAGATGAGATGTTCGTCTGGAAAGCCAAGCGAGAGGTGAGAACCAGTAGGGCCTCATGTGCAGTTTGGGGGCCAGTAGCCGTTAGCATCAAAGAGGCCCAGTCCTTGCAGAGGGAAGGAAATCAAAGCGATTCGTGGTGTCAGAATGTCCTCACTAAGGGGTATCtgggttgggcgtctggcttcggctcaggtcaggatctcacagttcatgagtttgagccccacattgagctctgtgctgacagctcggatcctggagcctgcttcagattctgtgtctcccccattctgcctctcccctgctcacactctgcctctctctctctctcaaatataaataaaacatttttaaaaattataaaagaaaaaaaggtcctCACTAAACTCTGCTGGCAATCATATCACTTCATTCTTATGGTGAAAGGGGACTTgctttccatttaaataaaagccaaataaagaCTGCATCTGGTCTTGCATGCCTGGCCTGCTGGTGGGTGTGCAGGCCTCACAGGGAAGGGCAGTCTACTTTAACATGTGCTGAGGGTTCTGTTTTAACCAGGGATGGCAAGGTGACAGGCACAAACACCTGCCTTGGAAGAAGAGTTTTATTACTTACAGTGCCCAGAGGAGACATCACGCCATGCAGGGCCACATGGGGAGCACCAGGGTTggttgagaggcagagggagagagcacagcaTGGCTGGAGCCTTTACTGTAGCCTCACAGGAAAGCCTGAGCGAGGCAGGGCAGGCAAGTCACAGCAAGTTTACGATTGGATGGTTTGAATAACGTGATGGGCTCTAGGCTGCAGGGGCAGCCTCCAGCCATCCAGGCCAGGGGAAGCAGCCTGATGCTTGAAGGGGAGATGGTAGAAGATGTGGCTTCAGACCAGCTGGCTCGTACAGGAAGGTTGCACCCCTGGGGTGATTCCTACCTTTAGAAATCAGGCTGTCCTGGGACAGGCACTCTCTCCAGGATTAGCAAGTACCCCAGTTTGTCAACGTATGagaaatatggggcgcctggatggctcagtctgtggagcatctgactttggctcaggttgtgatctaatgattcatgagttcaagccccacatagggctctgtgctgccagcaaaGAGCGCACctaagatcctctgtctctctctctgcccctcccctgcttgcatgtgcactcgcgtgctctctctctctcactctcgctctctcaaaaataaacattttttaaaaaattaaaaagaaaggaaaatacagaggcacctgggtggctcagttggttaagcaaccaacttcggctcaggtcatgaactcatcatttgtgggttcaagccccgagtcagggtctgtgcttacagccctgagcctggagcctgcctccaattcggtgtctccctctctctctgtgcctctcccactcacagtctgtctgtctctctctcaaaaataaataaacattaaacattttttaaaaaattaaaaagaggaaaatacaaaaaataaaacccat
Encoded proteins:
- the PPM1F gene encoding protein phosphatase 1F, with product MASGDPQQSSLVAEEIPGFLDAFLSDFPAPLSLESPLPWKVPATVLSQEEVEGELAELAMGFLSNRNAPPPLASSLAHEAVSQLLQTDLSEFRKLPRQEEEEEEEEAEEEDNEEEKAPLTLLDAMGLAQSFFNRLWEVCSQWQKQVPISAWVPQQQWLVSIHAIRNTRRKMEDRHVCLPAFNQLFGLSDPVDRAYFAVFDGHGGVDAARYAAVHVHANLARRPELPTDPAGALREAFRHTDEMFVWKAKRERLRSGTTGVCALIAGKTLHVAWLGDSQVILVQQGQVVKLMEPHRPERQDEKERIEALGGFVSHMDCWRVNGTLAVSRAIGDVFQKPYVSGEADSASRELTGSEDYLLLACDGFFDVVPHQEIVGLVQSHLVRQQGSGLQVAEELVAAARERGSHDNITVMVVFLRDPHDLLKGGAQGAGDVPTGLEQPGTNTLQRS